A region of the Clostridium sp. AN503 genome:
CACAAAGATGTTCTTTTGTCCAACTATGATCTGTGAAGTCAACATTTCCTCAAGTCTGTGATTTGTTTTTAACATTGGACGAAGTATCTTTTCGAAAACACCACCCACCGTTTTTTTCTTCATCCCTCTGTGCGCCATGAACCAAAGGACTGCCATCAAAATAATACCTGTGAAAAGAAGTGTGATCAGTTCGCCTTTTCCCCGCAGCAGATCCATTACCGCTCTCATCAGCAATAAAATACCGATCAACAGCCCCAGCATACGATAGGTTTCTGTAGAAAACCCTGATTGTGCGTTGATCCAGGAGACCTCCTCTTTCAGTTCGCGAAGCATTTGTTCATTCCACTGGGTTTGAAAATTGAAATCCGCAGATTCATTGTCATTCTCACCGCTGTTGATACTCTTTGCCCCGCTCTGCCAACCAAACTCTGATGTCTCACGGGCATAATTCCGCTGCCGCTCCACAAACTCCAGAAACTGCCGCTGTTCCAGTGCTCCAGCAAACATCCGACGGGGAAGTAGAAAGATTTCATCTCCCCTGCCCTTTGTCTTCAGTTCAATCGCAATGAACCGCCCGCGTTTCTCCACCTTGATGATCTCTGTACAGGAATACTGCCAGCACGACTCCCCGACTGTCATCGTGAGCCTGCCATCCTTCACAATCATTTGGAGGTCTGTATTTCGAAACCGCCTCTCCATCAGGTATATTGCGGCAAGAAAAAGCAACACCAGAAATCCTGCCGCCAAAAGCAGGCTGTACCCCACCACCCTCAGAAGAGTCAGCACCATGACCTGATTCAACAAAAAAACTTCTTTCCATCGAATATTACTGGTGACTGCCAGAAATACTGCCAGCACCAGCCAAATCCTCCAAAACTTTCTGATCGCCTGCCAGACCATGTTCACACCATAATCCAGGATTTCCAAAGTTGTAAACCTGTATTTGTACTCCATACGATCCCCCCCTGGCAAATACCATTCTTGATTTTTATCTTATCATAGAATCTCTTAAATGGGTAGGAAGTGTGCAAAATTAGAATATTTGACGAAAAAAAAGACAGGAACCAACGCCCAGCCCGCGTCAGTTCCTGTCTCTCTGTTCCATATGATATGCGCATTACATATGTCTGTTATATCTCTTTTAAATCTACTTTACACACGGTCTTACAGGCGTTTCAGAAGTTTCTCCCTCTCGTCCTCGTAACCCGGTTTGCCAAGCAGGGCAAACATGTTTTTCTTGTAGCTCTCTACGCCCGGCTGGTTAAACGGGTTTACTCCCAGGATATAACCGCTGATGCCGCAGGCAAACTCGAAGAAGTAAAACAGCTCTCCCAAATAAAATGCATTCTGCTCCGGAATCTTTACCATCAGGTTCGGCACATTGCCGTCAGTGTGCGCAAGGATGGTGCCGTTCATCGCGCTCTTGTTCACAAAGCCCACGCTCTTGCCGGCCAGATAGTTCATGCCGTCGGTGTCAACCTCTTCTTTACCCAGCAGAATCTCCGCAGGAGATTCCTCAATACTCATCACGGTCTCAAACATAACACGGGAGCCGTCCTGGATGAACTGTCCCATGGAATGCAGATCTGTGGTCAAATCCACCGCCGCCGGGAAGATACCTCTCTGGTCCTTGCCCTCGCTCTCGCCATAGAGCTGCTTCCACCACTCAGATACATAGTGCATGCTCGGCTCGTAGTTCGCCACGATCTCTACGGATTTGCCTTTTCTGTGAAGGATGTTCCTGACTGCTGCATACAGCATGGCATCGTTGGACTCATAGGGAGTCTCCAGTGCTTTCTTTCTACCGGAAGCTGCACCCTCCATCAGTTTGTCAATATCCAGCCCTGCTGCTGCGATCGGCAGTAAGCCAACTGCGGTCAGCACGGAAAAACGTCCGCCTACATCATCCGGCACCACAAAAGACTCATAGCCTTCCTCAGTCGCCAGGTTCTTGAGCGCACCTCTCGCCTTGTCGGTGGTGGCGTAGATACGCTTGTTTGCCTCCTCACGTCCATATTTCTCGATCAGCATCTCCTTAAACACGCGGAATGCGATAGCCGGCTCTGTGGTCGTACCGGACTTGGAGATGATATTAATGGAGAAGTCCTTGCCCTCCAGAACATCCTTTAAATCTTTAAGATACTTGCTGCTGATACTGTTGCCCAGGAAATAGATCTCCGGGGTCTTTCTCTTTGACTTGTCCAGCACGTTGTAGAAGCTATGGGTTAAAAACTCAATCGCCGCACGCGCCCCCAGATAAGAGCCACCAATGCCGATGACCAGCAGCACATCAGAATCCCCCTGGATCTTCTTTGCCGCATCTTTGATCCTTGCAAACTCCTCTTTATCATAATCTACCGGCAGGTCAATCCAGCCCAGATAATCATTACCGGCGCCCGTTCTGCCAAGCAGCGTCTCTCTGGCACTCATTACGGTGCTCTTAAAATTATCAATCTCTTCTGCAGATACAAAACCGGATGCCTTGGAATAATCAAATGTTACTGTCTTCAACATGGTCCTCTCTCCTTTTCTTATGTTCCCCGCCGGCAGCCCTGAACCTCACCGCCTTCACAGAGATAATCGTTGTACCAATTATAGCATAATCTATCTTAAAATGCGACATGAATTCCACCAAAAACCGCTTCAAAATAATCTTCAAAACGATCCCTGGCAGCCCCGGCAGCGCCGCATGCCAGCTGCCGGACTATGTATCAGGCCAGGGCTTCCTGGCCCACCGTTATGATCTCAGGCCAGGGCTTTACAGCCTGCTAGTTATGATCTCAGGCCAGGGCTTCCTGGCCTTCAGAATATATATCAAGCCAGATACTGCTTCAGGATATCTCCGATCAGCTCTACCTCCTCCGGCTTTAAGTCCTTCAGCCAGTTTTCATCCAGCAGCCGGCTCTTTTCCCGGCTGGCCGCGATCTGCTCCAGGCTGCGCTTCAAATAATCCACATCCCGGATATTTTCCTGAGCACCTCCGGTTCCTGCCGTCGTGTCAGGCGCCTGATTCCGCCTGCCTCCGCGCTGGCCGCCTTTTCTGCCTCCGGTCCCGGTACCCGGACCTCCATTTCCAGCGGCACCGGCTGTAGCCGCCGTTGCGGCCGCACTGCTGCGTTCCGGCATTTCCTGATGCTCCGGACCTTCCTGTTCCATCTGACCGCCGCGGGCAAGCCGTCCCGCCCGCTCCGACAGCCGGCTTACATTTCTCATTCCAGGACGATCCGCTGCCTCTGCACCGCGTCCGCCTTCTGCCGGGAGGTTCCTCGCCAGCCTCGGGCACATAACATTTTCCAGCTGATCCTGCAGGGCTACCACAAGCTGTTCTCGCCAGCCGCCAGCCATCCCATTGTCAAACAGCATGGTAAACATGGACAGCAGCACGGCGCCTCCACCGTACATTACAATATAGTAAGTATCCAACCGGTACCAGTAGGATAAAAATGCTCCTGCTCCTCCTGCCAGCAGGCACAGCCAGGTCCACTGCATGGACAGTGTACTCCACCCCGACAGGGTCATTCCCATTACCTTTAAATCATAAAGCTGATGCTCCACCCAGGCCCCACAGTCCCGAAGCCCCTGATTCATCCGATATGTATTCTCCGCTCTCTGCCTCAGTTCTCTGAGACCTTTGTTCTTGGTGAGAGTCAGATTGGTGCTTTCTTTCAATAATCTTTTGTAGAGATGTCTGGTAATCCCCCTGGTCATGATTCCGAGCAGACAGATTGCCGCCAGCACATACAGTGCTTTTCCCGTTTCCAATAATTGTAGCATAAAAACAGCTCCCCTTTCTTTCCTGATTTCTTCAGACAGTTCACATTATAACTACCGAAATCAATTTTGGAAAGTTCAGGGAGCCTAGAATCGTTCATCAAATTTCGCTAAAAATCGATTCTCAACTTCAGGTTGAACATGTCAGCACCAATTCTTTCGTCAATCTGGTACTATGAATGATGGCCTGGCGCTCGAATTCCGGATAATCCATCGTCGCGCTGTCATCGGCCTTGTCCGAGATCGCCCGGACGATCAAAAACGGGACCTGATTCAAATGCGCCGCCTGCGCGATCGCTGCTCCTTCCATCTCCGTACAAAAACCGTGAAAGGTTTCCTCCAGCCATTCTTTTTTATCCTTTCCGGCAATGAACTGATCTCCCGTCAGCACTCTGCCTTCAAATACGCTAATATCCGGATTCACATTCCGGCAGCATTCTTTTGCCGCCGCCCGCAGCCTCTCATCCGCCTCAAATGCAAATACATCCATCTGCGGAACCTGTCCCGGCCTGTAGCCAAAAACCGTGGCATCCACATCATGCTGCACCGCATCCGTAGAAAGAACCATATCGCCGATATTGATCTCAGCTCTCAAAGATCCTGCGATCCCCGTATTTATGATACCATTTACCTCGAACCGGTCCGCCAGGACCTGTACGCACATAGCAGCGTTGACTTTGCCCACTCCGCATCGCACAACCACCACATCCCTGCCTTCCAATCTCCCTTTATAAAATTCCATCCCGGCCGCACTGATCACCTGTACCTGGTCCATCTCCTGTTTTAACTGCTCCACTTCCTCCGGCATCGCACCGATGATACCTAACATGACTGCTCCTCTTCTTTCTTTCAAATATTTCAGATTAATTCTCTTCTCTATTATATCCGCCCCAATCGCCCTTGACAATCCCTTTCCACACTGGCTATAATAAACCAGGTATACAAAAACATATTTTTCTCATTTTTACAAAGAATACGGAGGATATCATCATGGTATATAAGACACAGGGCGTCTGCTCAAGAGAAGTTCATTTTGATGTAAAAGATAACAAGATCACCAACGTCCAGTACATAGGCGGCTGTTCCGGCAACACCCAGGGCGTAGCCCGGCTGATCGAAGGTATGGACATCGATGAAGCCATCAAACGGATTGATGGAATCCACTGCGGCCCCCGTCCAACTTCCTGCCCGGATCAGCTTGCGCGGGCTTTGAAACAGTATAAGAAGGAACATTGACATCGTTATTCTGTTCTGAATGCAGCGGGGAGATACAGATGTTTTTCGTCTGTATCTCCCCACTGTTTTGTCTAAAATCTTTTAATCAAGTGATTTCGATACCACTTTCATCATATTTCTTGCTGTTTATATGGAATTTTTTACCACTTTTGCTCCATTTGCAGTTTTAACAGGCTTCCAGCTATTCTTCCCGCGGCTATTTACAGCTGTTATTCCTCCACAGGAACAAACGCGTCTTTGCCCAGCCCGCAAAGCGGACACAGCCAGTCATCGGGAATATCCTCAAATGCCGTTCCCGGCTCCACTCCATTATCCGGATCACCCTCCTCCGGATCATATATATAACCACAGGGTTCACAAAGATATTTCTGCATAACGATGCCTCCTCACACGAATAGATTCAATTTTATAGAGAACAAGCTTATTTTGTGTCAAAATCTGCAAATTATACCTGTTTTCCTGTCAATGGATGTGTAATTTTTCCTTTAATGCCGCCTGTAAAACCTGCGAAAAATTAATATTCTGTTTGAGTGCCATAGTATTTAGCCATGCTGGAATCGTTAGTGTCTTTTTTACGGATTTCTCAAAATGGTGCTTTGCATATTCAGTTACATCCACAGTTACCATATTTACAAATGATCCTTCCGCCTGTTCTCCCCCCAATGCCTCAGCCACATCATTCAAATTAATTGCCTCCATAGCAGAAGGCATTGGCACCGTTTCATTATCACTCTGGCACCAGTAAAGGTAACCGGCCAAACAGTCTACCGCCATCGCCAGCGCTTCCTCCAATGACTCCCCACTGGTCGCTAAATAGTTCAGATCCGGAAAAATGACAGAGTAGCCCTCTTTTTCTTTAAAAAAACATGCAGGATATGCAGATAACATAGTTTTTACCTCCTTGGTTGGTGCTGGTTACTTGACATGGTTATTTAAACCTGCCTGTTTTAGGATGGAAATCTCCGTAATCCTAGGTAATTCTTTTCCATGAAATGGAATTGTGACCTTTCCTGTTTTTGATGGATGGACATATTGTCTATGTGAACCAACCTGAGACTTAAACTTCCATCCATCTGCAAGGATTCTTTTTTCCATTTCTCTGGGTTTCATTGGCATAATATAAACTCCTCCCAACAATATCATTATACTCAACAACACGTGCTAAGTAAATACGTGTTTAAAAAATCTACAATCTAGTATTCATTTTAGCGCAACAACCAAATTATTTAATTTCTTGATTTTTCGGAGACTCAAGATGAATTGAAGTTGACATATTACTTTATCTGATAAGCTTTTAGGTAAAGAGAAGCAGTTTTTACTTGTTTACTTAATAATCCGGAGTGGAGTACTTGCTCCTCTTTTTACATTTATCAAATCATATATATTATAAGCATACTTTCGTTTTTGTCTTATCAATTACCCTATCTATACTTATTGCATCTTTTAAGCCTTTATATTTACTTGGAAATTCTGGAAAAATTAATGCATCATCTACTATCTGCATCGTTTTTCCATACTATTTCTTGATAATGGTTTGTGCTTTTTATTGTTTGCAGTCATTGACAAAGCAAAACATAAATGGTATCTTTTTAACTAAAGAGAAGCGGGTTTTTTTACCATGGGGTTAGTTAGCTAATCGTGAGTGGGGTGCTCGCTTCTCTTTTTATGTCTACCAAATCATAAAGGTATAACCTACCACTATCTGTAACATTTATGAGAAGACATGCTGAATATATATTATACAAATCCGTTTTCATATTATTTTTATAAACTGGTATGGCAAAACGTGTTGTATAGTAATACCATCCGTTTCCTTCCATTCCTGAGTGTTTTTCTTTCTGATTCTTTTTAAATCGTTTTTCTGTAGCTATTTCCAGCATTTTAATAACGAAAATAGTTGTTTATAAATCGCTTACCATAATTCTGTTTCAAGCAAAGGAAGATCACCTCTACCATAGAGTTAATTACTTTATCGTGAATGGGGTAATTGTTTCTATATTTAACTAATTAGAGTTTTTAGATAATAGAGAACTAATGATATCTTAAACTTTAAGCAACTTTAGAACATTTACAAATTATTTATTGGGGACCATACTTATTGCTATATGGCCGCCCAATAACATAATATTAATCAACAAATAAATTTGTTGTATTTGCTGTCCACGATTCTTGTAAAGAAGAAGTTAATGCACTTGCACCAAACATTCCTCTAAGGCGATAATCTTGCCCCCGCTCTAACCTGGAGACCTTATAGGATACTATCGCCATTGTCAACTCTTGATCTGGAAAATCCTCTGCTAACCATTCAAAATGCTCATAGTTTACAGTGCTCCAATCTTCTGCTACACTATCCCACTTTTCCAGATAGAGCCATATTGTTATTCTTTTTGCAGGTATATGGCATAATAAATCTGCATATACCTCAACTGTTCCTCCCCCCTTGTTGGTTAATCCTATATCTACAGATGAAAGCAACATACCTCTTGGTGTTCCTGTTGTTCTTACCATACTTGATTGTTTATACTGATAATCACCACTTATATTTTTTGCACTATTTATAAAAGTTCCATCTCCAGCATATGCCTTAACTGATGAGCATAATAAGCAAAAAACAACTATACTAAAAAAATAATATTTTTTATTCATATAAGCTCCCGAATCCAAATTTATTATAACAATAACATATTTATTAATAGCAAAGTCCCTGTACTATTTCTATAAATACACTTTTATCCATGATACCTGATATACTATAATAAGTATCTTCCACATTAAGGCTTGTGCTAAATTCTGTTTCCCCCGACTGTAATATATTAGCCTCTATAACCATCTTTTCATTTAACCATAAATTGTCTACCTCCGTATTTGCTTTTTTAGCCTTTCTATCAGAAAGTTTTACTTGCAAAGCCTCTTCAGGTTCTGAATGCTTTTCTTCCGTCAAATAAATATTTTTTCCGTTGTATTCTAACTCTATAATTGCTCGTTCACTACTTATCACACTCTGTTTAAACTTCATTTCAGCCGGAATGTGTCCTAATTTCATCACTTTAATACCTATTACATCTCCAATCTGCTTATAGACATCATCCAACTTACCTTCGTCTTGTTTTATAATTGAATTTTGTTTTACCAATACATTCTGCTCCGCTTCCACCGGATACAAATTATACTTATACTCCCTATGCGCCGACACCACCATAGTTGTCCCCAGCCCCAACACACACACAGCCGCGGCCAGCAGCAACACTTTCCGCCTTTTTCTCCCAAGACCGATCGCCCTGCGGTTATTCTTCTGTCGTTCTCTTTGATACTCGTTTTCGTACTCCTCCTCTGAAACCGGTTGGATTCCTTTCGCTTTTATATGGGCCATCAGTTTTGCAAAGCCTTCATCTGCCTCGCACCGGAGTTGAACGGCGGCTTCCGGATTTGCGGACTTTTCCGCCTCCCATGCACGCTCCGCCTCGTCCATCTCTGCGAGCAGGCTATCCTCATCATATCCAAAAAGCTCACGCGCTTTCTGCTCTATGCAGTTTAAGTCATCATAATGCTGCTTTTTCTGTTTCACTGAATTCCCTCTTTGATTTCACGAAATTTCCACCAGTTCCAGCAGGATTCGGGGTTGACTTTTCGCGTGTTGTGGTTACTATATTACTATAGGTTCAAAAAACAACTGGAGGCAACGTATATGAAAAAGATCGTCCTGACCGGCGGCGGAACTGCCGGGCATGTTACCCCTAATCTGGCACTTCTTCCCACTTTGAAAGAACGCGGATATGAAATACACTATATTGGTTCCTATAACGGCATTGAGCGCAAGCTGATTGAAGGTGCCGGGATTTCCTATGATGGGATTTCTTCCGGCAAACTCCGACGTTATTTTGACATCAAAAACTTTTCAGATCCCTTCCGTGTGATCAAGGGCTACGGTGAAGCGCTGCGACTTATGAAGAAATATCGCCCTGATGTGGTATTTTCCAAAGGTGGTTTTGTTGCCGTCCCTGTAGTTTTGGCCGCCAAACACTATAAAGTGCCGACTATCATTCACGAATCCGACATGACTCCCGGCCTTGCCAACAAGATCTGCATCCCGTCCGCCGCCAAAGTCTGCTGTAATTTCCCGGAGACATTAAAATATCTTCCGGAAGACAAAGCGGTCCTGACCGGATCACCCATCCGTAAAGAACTGCTGGAAGGCGACCGGCTCACCGGCCTGCAGTACACCGGCTTGTCCGCCGCCAGACCGATCATACTGGTTATCGGTGGAAGTCTCGGTGCTGTTGCTGTGAATAATGCAGTCCGCAGCCTGCTTCCCCGGCTGCTGGAAACGTATCAGGTGATACATATCTGCGGCAAGGGCAATCTGGACGAAAGCCTGATTGGCCGGGTCGGATATGTTCAGTATGAATATGTAGACGCTCCATTACGTCATTTGTTTGCCGCTGCTGATCTGATTCTGTCAAGGGCAGGCGCTAACTCCATATGCGAGATCCTGGCTCTTCGCAAGCCACATGTACTGATTCCTTTGTCCGCATCCGCCAGCCGAGGGGATCAGATCCTAAATGCCCGCTCATTTGAAAAGCAGGGCTTCTCCACTGTTCTTGAAGAAGAAAATCTGACAGATGACACTCTTTATGAGGCGATTCAAAATACCTATGAACAACGCCAACAATTTGTCAGCAATATGAATCAGAGCCAGTTATCAGATGCTGTCGGGATCATCCTGGATCTTATTGCCTCCTATGCTGAGAATGTGTGACAAATCTCACTTTTCTAAAAACACCGCTTCAATCATCTGATCTCTCACGCATTGCCTGGTACTTCCGAATCACCGGAGGTGCCGGGCGGCTCCGACAGCCTGGGGATATTTCGTTTGTCAGAGATTGGCGGCGTTTCATTTAATTTCTCCCGCAGGTATTTTCTGCCTCTCATCAATCTGGTTCTGCAAGCGTTATCTGTGATACCAAGAATGTCCGCAACTTCTTTCATGGGCCTGCCCTGAATAATATACAGGATAAATACAACTGCCCACTCTTCTTTCATACTGCGGAGCGCGTCCAGCACATCTCTGTATTCCTGACGCTCTACTACAATACTCAATGTATCGCGGCATACGGTCTTATCCATGGACATACCCTGTTCCTGCATCTGCATAGGATCCATATATACCATACGGCGCGTATGACATCTCCGCCTGTAATCAATACAAAGATTCCGCATCGTCTTAGCAAGCGTTGACCGGATCTTGTACTCTGGCCATGTCAAAGGGTAATGGTCATAAAATTCCGTAAATGTCTCCTGTACCAGATCGTCAATCTCATCATAAGGGATTCCTCTGTGCTTGGCAATCCAGCGCAGCAATGGCATATAATAATTATATATGGAGCGAAACCGATCTTCTTGAGACTCCATGTTCCCTCCTGTTTATCATTCGCATAGAAAAATTACTAAATGGCATTTTTCAGGATTTCTGCAACCTCTGCAAGCTCCTCTGCATCTGATTTCCCTGGCTCCCAGGTCACCATCGCAGGTCCATTCTCATACCTCGGGATCACATGGACATGCAGATGAAATACGGTCTGTCCTGCACAGGTCCCATTATTCTGAACCACATTGAACCCACTGGCGCCCAGCCCCTGCTTCATAGCCTCGCCGATCCTGGCAGCCAACGGGAACAACTTTGCTGCAATCCCTTCGTCAGCATCACAGATATCTCTGTAATGGGATTTAGGCAGGATCAGAGCATGCCCTTTTGATGCGGGTCCCAGGTCCAGTATTACTCGGAACTCGTCATCCTCGTAGACCGTCGCCGACGGGATATCGCCATTTGCGATCTTACAGAAAATACAATTCTCCTCCCTCATACATATACCTCCTCTTTTGGTTTTCTACATCCATTATAATTC
Encoded here:
- a CDS encoding glucose-6-phosphate isomerase; its protein translation is MLKTVTFDYSKASGFVSAEEIDNFKSTVMSARETLLGRTGAGNDYLGWIDLPVDYDKEEFARIKDAAKKIQGDSDVLLVIGIGGSYLGARAAIEFLTHSFYNVLDKSKRKTPEIYFLGNSISSKYLKDLKDVLEGKDFSINIISKSGTTTEPAIAFRVFKEMLIEKYGREEANKRIYATTDKARGALKNLATEEGYESFVVPDDVGGRFSVLTAVGLLPIAAAGLDIDKLMEGAASGRKKALETPYESNDAMLYAAVRNILHRKGKSVEIVANYEPSMHYVSEWWKQLYGESEGKDQRGIFPAAVDLTTDLHSMGQFIQDGSRVMFETVMSIEESPAEILLGKEEVDTDGMNYLAGKSVGFVNKSAMNGTILAHTDGNVPNLMVKIPEQNAFYLGELFYFFEFACGISGYILGVNPFNQPGVESYKKNMFALLGKPGYEDEREKLLKRL
- a CDS encoding 5'-methylthioadenosine/adenosylhomocysteine nucleosidase, which translates into the protein MLGIIGAMPEEVEQLKQEMDQVQVISAAGMEFYKGRLEGRDVVVVRCGVGKVNAAMCVQVLADRFEVNGIINTGIAGSLRAEINIGDMVLSTDAVQHDVDATVFGYRPGQVPQMDVFAFEADERLRAAAKECCRNVNPDISVFEGRVLTGDQFIAGKDKKEWLEETFHGFCTEMEGAAIAQAAHLNQVPFLIVRAISDKADDSATMDYPEFERQAIIHSTRLTKELVLTCST
- a CDS encoding TIGR03905 family TSCPD domain-containing protein, translated to MVYKTQGVCSREVHFDVKDNKITNVQYIGGCSGNTQGVARLIEGMDIDEAIKRIDGIHCGPRPTSCPDQLARALKQYKKEH
- the rd gene encoding rubredoxin — its product is MQKYLCEPCGYIYDPEEGDPDNGVEPGTAFEDIPDDWLCPLCGLGKDAFVPVEE
- a CDS encoding type II toxin-antitoxin system HicB family antitoxin; this encodes MLSAYPACFFKEKEGYSVIFPDLNYLATSGESLEEALAMAVDCLAGYLYWCQSDNETVPMPSAMEAINLNDVAEALGGEQAEGSFVNMVTVDVTEYAKHHFEKSVKKTLTIPAWLNTMALKQNINFSQVLQAALKEKLHIH
- a CDS encoding type II toxin-antitoxin system HicA family toxin, which gives rise to MPMKPREMEKRILADGWKFKSQVGSHRQYVHPSKTGKVTIPFHGKELPRITEISILKQAGLNNHVK
- a CDS encoding DUF6147 family protein, producing the protein MNKKYYFFSIVVFCLLCSSVKAYAGDGTFINSAKNISGDYQYKQSSMVRTTGTPRGMLLSSVDIGLTNKGGGTVEVYADLLCHIPAKRITIWLYLEKWDSVAEDWSTVNYEHFEWLAEDFPDQELTMAIVSYKVSRLERGQDYRLRGMFGASALTSSLQESWTANTTNLFVD
- a CDS encoding undecaprenyldiphospho-muramoylpentapeptide beta-N-acetylglucosaminyltransferase, coding for MKKIVLTGGGTAGHVTPNLALLPTLKERGYEIHYIGSYNGIERKLIEGAGISYDGISSGKLRRYFDIKNFSDPFRVIKGYGEALRLMKKYRPDVVFSKGGFVAVPVVLAAKHYKVPTIIHESDMTPGLANKICIPSAAKVCCNFPETLKYLPEDKAVLTGSPIRKELLEGDRLTGLQYTGLSAARPIILVIGGSLGAVAVNNAVRSLLPRLLETYQVIHICGKGNLDESLIGRVGYVQYEYVDAPLRHLFAAADLILSRAGANSICEILALRKPHVLIPLSASASRGDQILNARSFEKQGFSTVLEEENLTDDTLYEAIQNTYEQRQQFVSNMNQSQLSDAVGIILDLIASYAENV
- a CDS encoding sigma-70 family RNA polymerase sigma factor; the protein is MESQEDRFRSIYNYYMPLLRWIAKHRGIPYDEIDDLVQETFTEFYDHYPLTWPEYKIRSTLAKTMRNLCIDYRRRCHTRRMVYMDPMQMQEQGMSMDKTVCRDTLSIVVERQEYRDVLDALRSMKEEWAVVFILYIIQGRPMKEVADILGITDNACRTRLMRGRKYLREKLNETPPISDKRNIPRLSEPPGTSGDSEVPGNA
- a CDS encoding HIT family protein: MREENCIFCKIANGDIPSATVYEDDEFRVILDLGPASKGHALILPKSHYRDICDADEGIAAKLFPLAARIGEAMKQGLGASGFNVVQNNGTCAGQTVFHLHVHVIPRYENGPAMVTWEPGKSDAEELAEVAEILKNAI